GACGCCGGTCAACGGATCGGAGGTGGCCGCCTGCTGCGCCCGGTCCATCTCGTGCTGCATCGTCTCGACCTGTCGGGCCGACAGGGCGCCGTGCAGCGTGGCCAGGCGCTGTCGCCACAGCACACGTGACAGGGTCAGGCCGTAGTCCCGGCCCGCGGCGGCACCCTCGATGCCCGACTCGTGGGTCATCTCGGTGAGCAACCAGCGGGCGTTGGCGGTGATCTGCCAGTCAGCGGTCCGTTCGGACATCCGAGCGGCCTCCTGGGCCACTTCCAGGGCTTCGTCCCGACGGCCGGTGCGCCACAGCGCTCGCGCCAGGGCGCTGCCGACGGTGGGTCGCCCGCCGATGTGCTCGGTGTGGCTGGGGTCCGCCCACACGCTGCGCAGCTCCTCCACGGAGTCGTCGGCCAACGCGGGTGGTCGTGTCACGAGCTCGACGGCTCGCGCCGCCGCGAGGAGGTTGGGGTTGCCCAGCTTGCGGGCCGCTCCCACCGCTCGACGGGCGTAGCCGTTGCTCGTGTCGCGGTGTCGCCGGACGTCCTCGCCATCGGCCTCCTCGGGTGCGGCTCGCTCGATCTCGTCGGCCCAGCGCTGGTACACCTCGGCCAGGTTCAGCAGGTGGATCACGGGCGCCCCCGGCGCGTCAACGGGGTCGTCGCCCGGCGTGGCCTGCTCGAGGTGGGGGATGGCCAGCTCGTACAGCCGCAGCTCCAGGTAGCAGTAGCCCAACCCGTTGTGGGCCCAGCTGGTGAGCCCCCGTTCGGTGGTCTGCGACAGGTCGTACTCGGCCCTGGCGAGGTCCCGC
The nucleotide sequence above comes from Euzebya pacifica. Encoded proteins:
- a CDS encoding GGDEF domain-containing protein; this encodes MSTEPAAPAVTAMPVSPHEAASRALTLVQLGRSEEAIAIVEDVLGQSDIPLPDKPGLRYAAAVAHHSLGNHEQQILAADACLAAARRLEEPGWMANARCLRAMAEIRTDRVDAALRDLARAEYDLSQTTERGLTSWAHNGLGYCYLELRLYELAIPHLEQATPGDDPVDAPGAPVIHLLNLAEVYQRWADEIERAAPEEADGEDVRRHRDTSNGYARRAVGAARKLGNPNLLAAARAVELVTRPPALADDSVEELRSVWADPSHTEHIGGRPTVGSALARALWRTGRRDEALEVAQEAARMSERTADWQITANARWLLTEMTHESGIEGAAAGRDYGLTLSRVLWRQRLATLHGALSARQVETMQHEMDRAQQAATSDPLTGVANRRALEAMLAAIGSTTQDGPTSMLLIDLDGFKRVNDEHGHHVGDEVLRAVATAIAETARREDLVVRFGGDEFVVVAADTDATSASILAERVRIAVSDVRVPIDDEGSPTVGVTASVGTRTTGPDLTVEDLVAAADRAMYAVKQDRAASDSIT